CACCCCATGAGTAAAACTGGTCACTTTGTCCAAAGGGTCTGTGTTCCGCCCTCCTCAACCGTTCGCTCAATTGATGCACTCCACATGATGGCATGAAACGTGTAATAGCATGGATACGGTAAACAAAAACCCTTCAGAATCTGAACCAGCAGGCCAACCCTTAGCGTATACTCCCCCAAAAAACCTCATAGGTGATCGTGTCTCAAAGATAGATCTTCCCAGTCCACGGAAGCCGACGGCAAGAACTCAAAATCGTTCAAGACCAAACTGAAACAGCTGCCCTTTCCCATAACTGAAGAGTCAGTAGGTACAAACCGTCCCACGATTGGCTTTGTCCAGCTGCGAATCTATTTTCGCTGTCGCACCTGTGTCAGACTTGGAAATGGAAGCTTCTGACTCggcctctgctgtcttcgtTCCTAGACGGCCGTAAAAGGATCCTCGGTGAACAGCGCTCCCCTTTCTGTTAACGCCGGCATCACCGGCAGTCGTTGTTGGCTGTTCATCATCACCGTTCCCGACATAAGTCCCGTATCCCGAAGTTCCCAGTCGGAGAAGGCCTGCGGTCGACATGTTGCTTCTGCAGCCTGATAGAAATGACGTCACACCGTTGTACCATTCACTCTCTAAACACTTCAGAGTGCAACCCATGGAAATACGACGgcacagcgaagaaacgccgcaGTGCAAAATTGTTATGGTAAAGTGCTCTCGCACATCTCACGGTGTCACAGAGTGAAAACGAAAGGAAGGGTTAGAACAGGAAAGGTTTGAAACTTCAGACGTTTCCGACATTACAATAGGCACCGCTCTATACTtcgggaagaggaggaacacGAAGAAATACTTGTCGCAGCAATCCGATAAATGCGTAGACGAAGCATGAGGTGACGGGTAACATGAGCACTCAGATTCCCCAAAGTGTCAATGGACAACATCAGGGCGTGCTGCTAATTCAAAAAGctgttctctgtgtgtttACTCAACTCAAGGGTTCGGTAGCAACAAATGGTCGACACAGCGCAGTTGCAGAGAACTGCGGTGACGGCCACCCGGGAAGCCCTGTTAAAAAGCGCAGCACCCAGGAAATCTACACTGATCACCAAGAAGGGACCCTCGGGACGATAAATTAGGTCTTGACTTACACGATCGAAGGAGAATTTGCAGCTGAAAAAATGTAGGAGAGAAGTGAGACTGCTTTAAAATTTTGGGAGGAAAATCGCGCACATCTGGGGCGCTTCCCAGGTCTTGCACGGCGCCGAATTCACAAGCCTTGCTGCGCAGCACCGACCTTCGCATATCACACGCAGTATCGCGCTCTTTCCACTTTTCAGTGTATCACACAAGTCTTTTTGGCGGCAAAACAACTCAAAAAGCCAGTCTATCCAGTCCTTTAGGGGCACCGATTTGCCTGGCAGACGCTGCAGACTCAAGGTCAGACACGCCAGGCTTGACCCCTGTGTATAACTCAACAAACCGGGAATCACCGCTTACTTAAAACGCTGCTGAGGAAAACACACGGAGCTGTTTTAGGACGACTTTTTCCTcggtttcctttctttcctgacATTGCAGAGAGAGCCGTATAAGCTGCAGTCAATGTCTATGTATCATCGATGATCGGAAACGACGGCAGCCCTGGTACAGCTAGCTGGTAGGAGTTCCCCGGGAATTTGAGTAGAACCGTCCTCCCGGCAGAGGCGGGCCGTTTACAGACTCAGGCAAGACGTGTGCGTGAGACTCTGGCAAACATGCGCAAGTGATCCGAGTCTGTTTTCTCAAAAATATGAGCTAGAAAGAAATGGCAGGAGTTCTTCTCGTGAAACGTGGAGTTTCCTCCCAGTAGTATATCCCACACACCCGGGAGTCTACCGACGAGATATCCCCAGTTTCCAAGAGGAATACGACGTCGCACGGTCCGTGTCGGCTATCAAAAGGCTCGACAACACTTCGATCGTGTTTCTGCCCCACTTTCGAGGCTCTTTGTCCTCTGTGAAGGAGCGACACGGAAGATTGAGGTTTCAAGGAACGGGTGATCCCCTGTCTCGGATCCCCTGGGATGCCCAACCCCAAGCGGCTGCGATGTCTGCAGATCGCCGTTCCTTGGCTGTCTTCAAGGTGCCGTGTGCCAACAGCGCAAAGCCTTCGCTCGCGTTTTTCGTGTCTTTTCATCAGTGGCTCCTGCATACTCATATCCTTTATCAGTTCACGCTTTTCCGTACTAATTCTTCGCCTGTTACCCGCAGTTCACCGTCACTTCTCAAATAGTCGCAGCTGGCCGCGCCACACTGGGCGCCCGCCCCCCTTGCAGTCCATGTCTTCCTACTCAGAAGTTTGACCCTTTGAGGGGTCGTGTGTCACCAGCGGGAACACGGATCCACGTTTGCTCTATAAAAAGCTCTTTGAAAGATTTCTCCTGTCACACTTGTTAACTGGAGTTTTCTGTGGAAACCTTTTCGAGGCAGGGGACGTAGCTGTTTTCCTTCCGTGTGGTTCTGAGCATGGCAGTACGCGCCGTCTAGTTTACCGGGAAACTTGTGAGATCCATAGTTTCCTCGCATCTGTTTCGCTCAAATACCTCTGAAGTTGAGCATGTGACAGTCTATATTGTTGTCTCTACTAGTCCCAGGAGTGCCGCCGTGCGCTTCCCTACTGTCGTGTCCAGGTCCCTCAACCAGCCGCAGCACCGATTTTCGTGTCTCGTGCGGGTCTGCGAATCTTCAGTACTTCACCACGTTCCAAGTGTTCTAACCTTTGCTCCAGCTTGAGTTTTCTTTCTAAATTTATGGTGTCAAGAGCCTCTTTTCCCCGTTCAGAGGGAAAATGTTAGTCATTCGAGCCGGTTCGTGTCCGGGGTCTTCCGGGCGGATTGCCCGTTTTGGGGGATACCGAAAGTGCGTTTTTGTCCTAGGTTTGGTCGGGCTCTCAACTTCTTCTCTACTCGCCCTTTGTGGCGAAGCGTCCCTCGAGCCGGGTGATCCGTTCAAAAGCATGCTTCCTCTGCTAAAAGAGACGGTCCAGCTCGAGGAAAAATTCCTTCACGATGTGTTCGATGACGATAACGAAGACGACAATCCATCCAACACCAAACAGGAAAGCAAACCGGTGTCTCCCGTACACACAGACCGACTCATAGGCTGGACGAGTGCCAGCTGGCCAGGTGCGTGAAAGCTACTTTGGTTTTTTCAAGTGCGTCCTGAGAGCTCCCGAGGTTGCGACGTGTATATTgaggggggggagggggccGAGGGGGAAGCACACTCGGACGCTACATAAAGATCTATCCATATCGCACAGAGTAACTATGTTCATCAGCGGCCAGTCTTCCCTCTTCTATTTGATCAAGAGATTACCAAAGTGAACCCTCACATTACTGGGTGGCgacttcgtttctttcccaTTCTATCCATTTGCGGGTCTCAGGACAGCTCGGCGGccgttcctcttttttctagAGTCTCCGGCTCCACCCTCTAATGTCTTCCTGTTCAGATTATGTTTCTCCGTGTCCCTGTccccctgtgtctcctcgtccttctttgcGGTCTCCTGCTCCCACCTTCTGGCTATGTGTCTAGGTtcccgtgtgtctcttccccgtGACACGGTGACTTCTCGCTGTCCTGGATATAGTTTGGTGACGCGTCTTCCCCGCTCTCTCGTACGATGGTAATCAATGTAGAGACGGAACTGGTCGAACCCCCATGTGTTAATACAGCAACAATGTAATTATTGTTTCTGGACAAAtgcttctctccagcctGCAAGAGCGAAATGTACAACGAGAACCAACTCCGCGACATTGCAGCCCGTCTAGGCGAGTTCGAATTCCAGGCGGCAGGCTACaatgcgtttcttcttgacGGTTGCTGGGCACTTCCTGAGAGAGATAGTCAGGGCCGGCTGCAGCCTGACCCAGAGCGTTTCCCCTCAGGCATGAAGGCTCTCGTCGACTTCGTTCGTCGGAAAGGTCTCCGTTTTGGCATTGGAACGTATCTCGATAACAGCTGTTCAGAAATGCACACTCCGGGCGTCGGGTGCGTTCTCACCACTAGCTCTTTATAAATACCGCGCGTCACTGGATTGCTTAAAACAGATGAAAGTGCTTGATTGGAACAGCCGCATTCCAGGGTCCGCGCACATCGCGTTTGCCTTTCTGTTCATTCGTGGCGGGCATCAAAGTACTGAGACAAAGCCAGGGCACTGGATTTCTGTCTTCCGACCCCTCCTGGAAACCATATGGAGACTGAGTTAACATCGAGGTGTCTAGAGTCCTAGGAAAGCCGTGCGAGAGGACTGCAGCGATGTAAATTTTCTTCTTTTAATAGGGCTAGTTAAGTTTCCGGTCGGCTGCGGGAATTTCCTCCGTCGGCATTTATCACGGCACATAGGAGGCGCTGTTGGTCAGAGAATGGGATAAGAGTGTGCTGGGGAAAGTTCGGTGTTTTTATGTCGACTCAGGTGTTCCCGAAGTGTTTTACGTCTGCTTTTGCCTTGGCCTTCTCTGCAGTGCCGACCCAGACCACGATGTCGCTCTTTTCACGGAGTGGGGAGTCGACTTCATCAAGGTAAGGCGTGAGTCCTCTTTCAGCTTGTTCGATTGTTTACAGCCGCCCCGTTGTGTCCACTTGCTGCGTATGCACGCATCGTTGTGCCGTTACGAGGGTATGTGTGCTGCACAGACGCCCTTCCTATCTCCTATTTGATTTCTCGTCAACATAGCAATGTTAGTTGTATCCGtccctctttgtctcctgccTATTTTCCAAAGATTTTGTTGATGAGTTGCGCTTCGTTCCTTCCTCATTTTCAATGTTTGTAGGTGAATGCGTGCGGAGCCCCTGCACGCAGTATTCATGCGCCAGCGGCGAACTGGAGGAGCGCGATCAACTCCAAGGTGTTGGATCGGTACCCTCAACTGGTCTGTAGCTGGTTCAGCGAAATTGGGAGCTCCTTGCCGTAGGTCTATTACATGAGGGAGTCTGTCTTCAGCGGTATGACtggcactgcatgcgtgagTTTGCGAGGCTTCTTCATGTCTACTCTTCTTTGTGCTACCCACGCAGTCAGGCGTAGCATTTGTCTTCTACAGTTAGGATGTGTTCGGAGATTAATGTAAACCACTACTCCAGTGGAGTCtgcaagacagagacaaacgcgttCCTTACGACTCATGTACACCCTCGTATTTTTCGAGAGTGATATATGTCTACATTCATCTGTCCGTGTATGTAAGAATCGACTGGGTCGTCTATACGCTCCCACTTCTGAAAGCTCTCTGAGACCATCAACGAAAGGCGAGTGACTGTTCAAGTGTCGGTTGGTGAACgttcatatatacatggcAAGCAGTGGGCTTATAgattctttctcctgttgaATTTTCTTTGCATTCGGGTTGTAGAGGGGGGAAACGTTGAAGTTATTAGATGCCTGAAATCTGGAATTCATCAGTGAATGCATCGATGCCACGCGGGCAGGTTAGTGTCGAAAGGGAATTGGTGGGAAGAGGTGCGTTTTCCAGTGTGTCTTTGGGCGACTTATTTTCAACCTGGTTTCGTCTGTGTGGATCTGTGTTGTCTCTCCATCAGCGAACAAAAGCTTTACACAAGTGAGTTTCAAGGTGtttgcgccttcttcggctgACTACAAACGTTGCTGGCCTAGAACGTATCGAATGTATCGTCGTGCGCCAGTCTTCAAGTGTGGCTAGGTGTTTGGAGATATGAAGGTGATATGATTTCGTGTACATGTATCTAAGAAGCAGGCCGAAGCTTttaccccccccccccctgtAGCATTCGCgtctcgctcctcgccttcaGCATCCCTAGACATGTTGCTTAATGCGCCAGGACGTTTTTATCTCAAACCTCGGTGTGAGTGTAAGCGGCTTTCCTGCCCAatcgtttttttcaggcaAAATTCAAACTGAACTTAGCGAACTGGCAAAATTTTGTGATGTCGTGAATATCTTTGAGACAACTCCTCCCACGTGGGACAGCATGAAGAAGATGGCGGCCACGTGGCAGGCAAGGGTGACGGCTGTGTCTTCAGTTCGCCACAAGAAATTTCAGATGAGCTGGAGCCCTCAGTTTCTGTCGGTAAGTGTCGCAGACTCACTCCGGGAAAAGTGTCTGCTAAGGAAGCAAAGCAGTGAGACGCCGAGTAGCGTCGAAACTTAGAATTTCCGACGACGGCATTTCAATCCTAATGCAGTGCAAATGGATTCAGATTGGTTGCTTGCCTTAGCCGTAGAACCAGTGCGGTAGTGAGGCGTCCTACATAGCAGCTAGTCTACCATGTAAATGGACGTTGCTTGTGGTAGGGCGCGTTTGTACCCCTGGAAGGGCGCCGGTGAAAACAGGAGGTCTGCGTGCCCTCGTTTGAATGGGGCTTTGGGGCTGGGCACCTTCACGACAGGCGGGGATGTGTGCAGTTGAAATTCTCGCAGAAACTCGCAAAACCATggtgaagaagcagcaacCTCAAGGGCCAGAAAACAGCCGAGTATTAGAGATCGAGGCAATGTCTGTGCACAAAAGAAAAGAGTAGTGATTCGTGAAGACTGGCGACCTGTTTTGGGGGTAGGGAGAGGTGAAGGGGAACAAAAAGACCCGTAGGAAAGTGAAGAGGGAAAATGGAGTATGGGCAAATGTTTCTACAGCGACAGACGGGCGAAAAATACTGAAGGAAAGGACACACAGGGAGAGACATAAGAGACATGGGCAAAAGCAGAACCAGGACTGCGTATCTCTACTGGACGGCAAAAAACAACTGCGACTGGGGCAAGTGACgggcaacagagaaaagagagggggaTCTGATGTTGGACACTGGGATAACTCAAGCAAGTGTGAGAGCGAAACTTCGATGtgcttcgtctttctgcatgcaggtcaATGGTTTGGCCTCCCGCAATCTGGCGGAACTCCGAACTCAATTTTCCTTGTGGGTAAGCGTTTTctgagacgagaggaagatcGTGGAAGAGCGGAATCCAAATGTAGGCGCGTGCAGCTTCTTATGGCCGGGAAGAGGGCACGCGCAGATGGCGTGTTTAGGATGCCCCAAAAGGGGAAATAATGGGAAGACATTTGTCGCAGGGGGTGGCCGAAACACAGCAGCGGCGATGGTCTCCCATCTGGTATTGAGCCTCCGTCGCTACACGTTCCTACATGTGTAGAATAAGAGAGAATCGGGCACCCAGGTATACGTGGATGAGACAGTCCAGCAAAACAGGGAGAAAAATTCGAACGGTACATCACAGTTGTGTGTTAAAACATGCAATGGCCCTATTGGCTTTGTTTGTCGCTCCTGTGCTTTTAGGCCCTCAGTGGAGCTCCCATTATGCTGGCCGGTGACATCACCAAAGTGCCTCAGGATGTTGTTGGTAAGAATTTCTCCGGTTCTGCGGGGGTATACTGAGATCTTCCGTGGCATAACGTATTTTTAAAAGTTGCTCACATCTCTTAATACCTGGAACAGTAGCTTATGATCAGACCGTGCGGTGTGTCGGCTGAAAAAGAGGTAGAACGGCAAAGCGAACGCCCAGCGATGTCGAACTTCGTTGTGTTCAAAGCAAAATTGCAAATGTAGGCGACTAGAGTTTCTTGGGTCAGATAGACCCCGTGCGTTACTCTAGAGGTACAGCCTAGCTGTTCTCGTGTAGCCTATTTTCCACATTCATTTTCTTATAGTGCGTCTTCTGAGCAAGCATCTCCTCCGTCACACGatgtctctttgtttccttggTGGTTTCCGTcgcccttccttcttttctatCGAACAAGTAAAGGATTTTAATGAAGTTTTCTCGTCTACGAGCGTCCCCTGCGTCCATCCTTCTTTGCTTCGTGATTTTTTTTGTGGTCCTTATGTATGCGACCTTGCAGATATTCTGACTGAAAGAGGTGCCACGGATGTTGCTGCTAACGTGGACACGATGTGGGGTGAGTATTTGAGAACTTAATCTCGTGAAGGGCCAGGTAAAAAATGCCTGAAATAACAAGGTAATAGATAAAGTGAATCTGCTGTGGGCATTGATATTCTTCATGTGCTAGGTTCTCCCCTCATGAACGCTTTCCGTAACTCCGTTCCTGCGTTGTACCatcgtctttcttcgtctcccggtcttctcccttcgtAACTCGCAgggtttttctctgtgttcctcTGCCGCGCTCCATTCTTGATCGTACTTCATCCTGGTGAACGTCC
This portion of the Toxoplasma gondii ME49 chromosome III, whole genome shotgun sequence genome encodes:
- a CDS encoding Alpha-galactosidase (encoded by transcript TGME49_254880~Predicted trans-membrane domain (TMHMM2.0):25-48:699-722), with the translated sequence MLVIRAGSCPGSSGRIARFGGYRKCVFVLGLVGLSTSSLLALCGEASLEPGDPFKSMLPLLKETVQLEEKFLHDVFDDDNEDDNPSNTKQESKPVSPVHTDRLIGWTSASWPACKSEMYNENQLRDIAARLGEFEFQAAGYNAFLLDGCWALPERDSQGRLQPDPERFPSGMKALVDFVRRKGLRFGIGTYLDNSCSEMHTPGVGADPDHDVALFTEWGVDFIKVNACGAPARSIHAPAANWRSAINSKVLDRYPQLVCSWFSEIGSSLPEQKLYTSKIQTELSELAKFCDVVNIFETTPPTWDSMKKMAATWQARVTAVSSVRHKKFQMSWSPQFLSVNGLASRNLAELRTQFSLWALSGAPIMLAGDITKVPQDVVDILTERGATDVAANVDTMWGNRSLGDGSVQAWISSLFGPRFAIGVSNWGDTPVTHKIDWAEFRDWLGIVRGYPHEIEDIWRHENRGIMRPDGSPLVIELGPHETVLLKSTIQDREESAQEQLPVPQVAGRVPRSRGVGLDFSENPTDPFAPPVDGPVLFPTPAFSSRPILRGSGKVRIFRIGSIISRPPRPARESPFDHLVKTMDQLANQLVTKVIPDLMKDGPQVKQDGARDATKAPEVAQPVPQAKASPAESAEAAVKTSKTTFSSSVEKPDTEKIAKSQPDVRKGQATAASSKMKESGSESSEQPEATQKSSRTGSWSMFVAGLVAAGLLIAFVLVGRALFMAYTKSKVEGPARMQLMQCERPHAS